Genomic DNA from Synechococcus sp. UW179A:
GTCAATACCACCAACCCAAACCCTCGTTAAAATTTAAAACTAATTTTTTGGAATCGTATATGAATGTATCACGTATAAAATGCACTTTGCAACCAAAAACTCATGAACGTTTTGCCACTCAACTGCGGCTCAGTGCCATAAGCCGATCAAAAGCTTGATTGCTCACACAAAGACTGCCTGTAAAGGCTGCCTTACTGAGACCAGTCAGAAGAGGCACCGCAGGTCAAATCAGCAAAAAGTTTCCTCGAACTCAACTGAGCGCGAAAGGGTGAGCATTGAGCTTCACCACAGCAGCTGAATCGATTGCTGAACTACCGGTCAACGGCGGACAGTGGTCTTTTGAGCATGCTTGACAGGGCGCTGACGACTTTTCAGCGCCTTGAGCATCCCCTTTTCAAGCGAAGTCAGCTTGGGTGAAGTCTCATGCAGCGCAGCCCTGGCCCGCTCTTTGGCGGCATCCATGAACCGCTCTGTCTTGTCCTTCGCTTCAAATGCCATGATCTTCGATCGGTCCTCCATCAAAAATTACACATACAAATCGAAGCTGTCCTCAAATCCATCGATTTATCTCGAACTGGAGCTGGACGGTGTGCTGAGCAATTTGCCAAACGAAATGGCCTTGCTTCATCAGGCATACGCGCCAGCACTGAAAGAGCAAAGAGTTCGTCGAGACCTTGATCAGGCCAAGTGAACATGAACTTGCTGAGCAACAGAACCCTTGACCCAGCAAGTCTGCGGAAGCCATCAGAGAAGCAGACGAGATCAGAGCACATGGGGAACCGAGCAAGGCCGGTTCTCAACAAAGCTCTTGACAGGCAGTTGGCAAGATCCATACTCAGAACGGTGATGAGCATAAAGTTGCTTATCACCAGTCATTGCTGAAATAAATATCTACAATAAAGAATACTAACAAGCATCTGAAAAACTGAGCGAGCGATTGTCAGGAAGACAAGCCCAAAGAAGAATTCTCCGTACGTTGCCCAGAACGAAGTAACTTCACCCAAGCCTGACCAAGGATGGTGGCCTTTCTTGTATCAACGCGACCAAGATCAGGGTCCTCAGGGAATTCAAGCCTGTCAACCGCAAGCAAATCATTTCTTTCCTCGTTGGTGAGCATACGGATTGACTTAGAAGAACTCCATTATAGACAAGAGAATCGGAGCAAATGTGATGGCAATAGATAACTCGCCCGAGACCATCAGTGCAATCAAGGGATAGGTCCATGATGAAGAACCAGCTATCATTGAGGAATGAAGTAATAGACTGAAGTATTCAGCCAAAGCAACCGCGCATCACAAGAACGTGAATTGAATATTCAAAAGTGAACGTGACACGATTGTCATTACTGGGCGGCGGAGATGGTTAGAGACTATCCAAGCTTTCAAAACAAAACCAAACGAAGGAAAGCGTGGCAACAAAGTCCAAAAAAACAATCATCGAATAAGTCCTAATGCTTATGGACCACGCCGACTCAAGACCTTAGAAAGCACGTAACGCCTTTGGCGAAATGAGAGTGTGAGGTTCTTATCAGCAGAGCTGGAGAACCATGCCAACAAGCAATGACCGTCCACCATTTATCGGGGTGAAAGCCGGAGACTTCGTTCTTGTGCAGTCAACTCTGAATCCTGAGCCCACGGATACAAATTGGTGGATTGGCTTGATTATTGGCTATCCGGATCAATTCAGAGAAATACATGGTGTTACGATGCTAAACATTGTTGATACCGATAGTGGGGAAATACGACAAGTCAATGCCGAACAAACAACACGCCTAAGCCTTGCAGGGATGGAACACAATAAGGTTGTTCCACTCATACGAGGCTGAATAACAATGGTTGCTTTTCCAGCAATGGAAACTTAATGAAAATATGATAGATGCGTAGCCAGGTTGAAAATGACACCAAAAATCGCATAGGTCAACTGATCTTAGTTCTGAACATAGTATTTCTCATTGCACTGTTAGCCCTGATGATCTCATGGGCCATCAAGAGTGGAAAAAGCAAACAACATTGACGCAGGAATTCGAAAGATGCACGGAACAAGAGCCGTTCAAAAGATCATCACAAACAAATAATCCGCAAACAATACTGGAAGCCAAAGACCTTCAGAAATATTTTGATGAATTCAATCAAATCTTCGATGCAACAGGATTACCACCAATCTGGAATGGACAAAAGCTTCTTCCTTGGAAGCAATACCACCAGGAATCGATCCAGGTTGTCCAGGGGTGTCATGAAAAACTTGGGGTCACGCGACCACAACATGAACTACATGGTTCATACTCCAAGCCGGTATGGGATCCAAATTCAAAAATTTGGCAACCTGAACAATCTCCAACCTAAGCTCAAATCGTGGAGAAATCAAAGTGAACGTGGGATATTTACAGCAGGTCATCTTTAGTGAGCAAACCACTAACACCACCTCATCAAAACCTGTGATTTTATGGTTAAACAGTCAGCAGCTCATTGCAATGTTCGAATGATGCAAACGATGGTGTGCGCTGAAGCAACGGCAAGCAATACAACAAAGGCATGATCATGGAAGTGAAGCTCGGTGAGGGTCCGTTGACAATCAACATTCAGCCTCTGGCAGGCCTCACCGAAACCCAACGCCTTGGGCTGCGTGACGTACTAGTGGATGTGAGCAATGCTAGGGCCTGGTCATGGGAGCTGCCGGTCCTTCTTCGAAATCGGTGCTGGCTACGCCTCGACCGCATACAGCTCAACCAACTGTTGCGATACATTCCCCCAGATGGACGCGATGAGGCACCTGAACTGACGCACTACCAGCAACTCATCGCAGAGGGAAGCGATCCATTACTGGCTCAACAGAGGTGCTGGCAGGAGTTTGGAATGGACGATTGTCAACGAGCCCTGCATGAATACTGGCAGAGTCGCGACAACACAAACCATGGTTGGACTGCACAGCGATATCGCGAACTTGTGAGCCTTTACCGAGAGCACATAGAACAAGGGGTGGCAACTGTACCGATGCTCGTACTAGCGCGCCAAGAAACCACCGAGAAACACCAGATCCACTGGATTACAGAAACTACTCCAGTTAAAGGCTCAGCGGATACAAAACCCTGCTGTTGCTGAGGCAAAACATGCTGGGATCATTAATATTCTCACAACAGTGACATTGTGGGACCAATCAAAGGCGTAACAACCGGTTCAGCAAGTCCAATGATCTGAAAAACACTATGAGCACCGTAGGAACGGGGATCTTTCGAGTAATTATTACAAACCCAGACGTTGCCAAGAGTATCAATCTCAATTCCCGTTGGGCGTTCGAGTTCTCCATCAAAGTTGAATCCACCTAATGGACTGAGGAGCTCCCCACGTTGATACAAGGAATCTTGTTTCAGCCCCTCAAGAACAAAAACAGAAAAACTCGAAAATCCACTAACATAAACATGACCAGCACCATCAATATTAACCCCCCATGGGCCTGATGAAGAGCCTAATTCAAATTGGTTAAAGCTACTGTCACCTTGATCAATACGGATCAATTGATTACCACTATGCAAAGGACTACCACCATTATTAGTAATCCAGATACCATCATCAGGAGCAATAGCAATACCATAAGGTGAATTAAATTGATCACCAACGAATTCGCGTTCAAGCCTCACACCGGTAACAGAGTCAAAGCTGAACTCGGCCACACCACCCTGGCTATCCTCTCCACCCTTTTGAAAAGTGACCCATGCATCGCCATCAGAATCGATTGCAATGTCAAAAGGCGCATAAAGACCTGATTGATCAAAACTAAGCTCAACAAAATCATCAGGTATCCCATTCGGATAAACGACCAACTTGCTGCGCTGACCACCAAAGTCATGAAAATTACGAGTATCGCGATTACTAGCAATCCAAATATTATTCCGCTGATCACTGACCACTCCCTGCACACCCAGCATGTCTCCCTGGGTAAATCCCCCAGAAGGCTCTCTGCCGAATACGAGGGTAGAATCTGTCGCAAAGCGACTACTTAGCAAGGACAACTCTGGGGTGATACCTGGGGACAGCGGCAAGCCATCCTTATCAAATAAACTAACACTGTTGCCATTACCATTCAGGGGAATCTTCGAGCCACCGAAGCCAAAATTACCAATCCAAACTTGCTCCTTAGTGTCAATCCCGATTCCAAACCCAGAACCATAAATCCCTCCACCCCGAATGGGTGCTCCGTTCACCATCCGCCCGCCAGGATCAAGACGGATAGCGGTTCTACTAGGGAAAGGTACACCTTGGGTACTCACATAAGGATTAAAATTGTTAGCGATCCAGAGGTCTCCATTTTTATCAATCGCAATATTTCCAGGTCCAAACATCGGCGAATTAGATTCTTGTTCAGCAGCAAAATGCTCAAGAAACAAAATCCAAGATGTAGGCGGTTCAGATGTTGACAGATCATTTCCATAAATGTTGCGAACTTGCTGAGAAAGCTTAAAAAGCCGTTCAGCATTATGCGTTGGATTTTGCGCAATGTTGATAGCCGCCTCGAGGGTGGTAGTGGGCTCTTGTTGATCAACAGTGGTCAACGCAAACAACTGTTGACGAACATTTAAGTCTTTTTTTGCAGCAGCAAAAAGATTAGCCAGTGAATTCAAACGCTGCGCAGAAACTGGGTTGTTGAGCAGCGTCGCATCTAGCGATCCATCCTGACGAATCAGGTTGTTATAGGTATAAGCTGCTACACGTTGACTCGTATCACTGCCTCGAATGTGTTCTCCGCTAATGAAAGAATTCAGCGTGAACGCCAAAGCAAGTGTCGTGCGCTCGTTCACTTCCAACTCAATTTTGCGAGAGCCCGAATTATTCAGAAACACAGATCCCCACTGCATCTCCCCTTGCTTTGCCATCAAGTAATAGGTCTTGTCCTGGTCAATAGATGTAACGTCAAAGAAGAATTGTCCAGACAGGTCTGAGCGGGTCGTTGCGATAAGCTCAGGCTTAATGGCATCAAGATCGGTAACCGCAAAAAGTTGAATATCTGCCGTGACGCCAAGGAGGCCGGAATTCAATTGGCCTTTAATAACCACCTAGATCTAAATATGCTTGCTCAATTCTGAAGAATACAAGGATGGTCGTCAACCAAGAGGTTGTTAACACATATAAAACGAGTGAAGTGTTAAAAACAAATCATTGGAATATTGATAAACTGTATCAACAAAGTCAATACTCCAAAGCCACCGCACAAAAAGAGCAGAGTCAATTCCAAAAAATCAAAAGCTCACGCAACTAGCAGACAAAATGAATAACAGCACGTCGTCGATCAAGAGAAACAAGACCAACGATCATCAAAACAATAACTCACTCATTGAAATAGACACAGCAAAAATAAGTTTTCAACGCCCAGGGTCCTACAAATAAGAGTGATGCACAAAGCAGCAGATATTTGCAAATGGAATCACGCAGAAGGCGAAGGGGCTGGTCATTGCTATAAAAAAATACAGACTGTGCTATTGATGTCCGAAGACCAACTGAAAGCATTCCTGGAAAAAGTCAAGGCCGATCCAGAACTTCAACAGAAAATCAAGGAATCTAAATGTGAGGGCTGCATCGTAGAACTCGCTGAGCAAACAGGATTTTCCATCACAACAGACGACTTAATTGACGTTCAGCTGGGACTTGATAGCCAACAAGTAACAGAGTTAAGCAATGAAGAGATTAATAAAATGGATTACGAGACCAAGTGACACCTTTTCAATCCAAACAATATTAAATAAACAATTGCAAAATCAGCTGACGATATTGAACAAGGATGGTAAATTAACCAATAAAGAGCCAATCTTCAGAACAAAAGCCAACAGGTGATCACAATGATACGCTCGTTAGTATTAATACACTAGTCAGCCATGCGACTGCAATGTTAATCAACGACTACAAATGCCATGAACATCTCGAAACCAAGTTTCTACGAATTCAAAGCCAACTACGACTCTCAGCCGGAACAATGGAGGAAGAGGCTCTTGGCAATTTATGTTACTGATCAAGACGCTGCTATTGCAGCATGGACACTGATCATGTCAATGGATGATTTAATGCTGGAAGTCGAAGATACAGCCATTTATTTGGACAAGATCTATTCCAAAAAGTAAACAGTCAGCCTAAAACAAAGCAATGAAACCATCAGCAAGTAAATGTACTTTGATTAGTGAATTGAAAATAGCACTAAAAGCACTTAACCGATATGCCTGGATTTCAGCCCTATTTGCATTCCTATTACTCTCATCACCCACACAATCAAATGCAGATATACAAAAATACAACGTCGTAACTGATGAATTCTATGGGCTCAATGCCGAACGAGTCCTACTTGTCCCAGTTGCTGATGCAGCAGATAAAACCGTGCTCATGACGGGCAAATGCAAAAGCCGAGGGGCAACAGAGCTCTATCTTGAGGATGACCCAGTGAATGCCAGAGAGAAGTGGTTTATTGTGACGAAAAACGATTCGATCAAAGTTGACCAAGAAATATGTTTAACAGGAAATCTACCAGCATGGTTCGAAAAGATATCATCGCTTAGATAAAGTCAATTTGAAATATATCTAAGCACATTACACCTTTAGACAAAGCCTTCTAAGATACTTCTAGACATCTAATCACGAACCAGAGCGTTCAATTAAGAGTTCAAAAACACCTTAATCTCAAATAAGCATCTTAATAAGTGGTTAAGTTAAGGATCAAGGATCACCAGCCTCTAAATTTATAACACTGCAAGCAAAAAGGGAACAAAAAATAATCAATAAAGAACAATGGGATTTTTGAAAATCCATAGCTAAAGCAGTGGGGAGACGCTCTATGCAGCATGCCAAAAAAAATCACATTCTTTTCAGATTTCAAAGCTTTTATCAACAAAGGCAATGTTATCGACCTTGCAGTTGCTGTCATCATCGCAGGTGCATTTGGGAAAGTTGTTAACTCAACTGTTGAATTGATCATGACCAATGCACTTGAACCAGCATTGAAAGAAGCGAATGTTCAATCATTAGCTCAATTACCAGGGGGAGAGATTATTGTCGCAGCAATAAACTTTATTATCATTGCTTTTGTCTGTTTCCTGGTCGTGAGAACAGTCGAAAGAATGAAGCGGAAAAAAGAAGTCATTGAAACGTCAAAACCTGACCCTCAGGTTCAACTGACATCAGCCATCACACGCTTAACAGAAGTCATGGAAAGCCTCAATAATAAATCCTGAGGCATGTTCAACTATTGCACAGTTACGACCAGAAAAATCTCAGGAGTGATGCGAGAATAGCCCGAGTCAGACGGGCTTAAATCACTCATGGAAACAACGTCATATGGTGACGTCAGGCCAAACAGCGACAGCACCGTACCCCAATAACAAGCATGGTTCAGGGTCATAGGCGATCAACTGAAACCGATGGTGCAAAACAATCAAAATTGACAAGTCAGTTTTACTCACCGTTGTAATCCTGATTACAACGGTGAGAACCTCCGCAATCAGCAGCTGTTAAGCGGCCTTACGTCGTCGAAAAGAGAAGTTTGGAATCGAACGCTTGAGCATCTCGATTTTTTCGTCAAACCTCTGCTTGGCAGAAAACAGTACAGCTTCGCTCGCCCAGAAGGTGTAGAGCTGAAGAGCAGTTGCAAACAGGACTGCACCAACAACAACCAGAATAAGACCTGACAGCTGGCTTAGAACCATTGGGCTTCTCATGCGTCCCCCTACTCAATACTCATGGTTCATTCGTGTGTCAGCGTTCCTACTGTTTCGGTCGCGAATCGTTACCCCCCGACCACCTTGGCAGAGGAAACGACGAGGTTATGCCGGCTATCGAGGCCAGATCCATAAGGAATTCTTTGGCGAGAGACTCAGCTGAAACATCAGGCGTTTTAAATCAATTGCAATAGTTTAAGGAGAGATCCACGATTCGAATTAAACTTTTTGGTAGCTAAATTAATGCTGATATTAATGAATGCACTCTACAAAATGCAGCAGGCAAAGATTGACAGGGTTTTTATGGACTTCAACCACGTAAAACCAGTCTTTACAGAGCAGCCTCAGTCGTTGGAGACGTTCAACAGTCTCGTGGCTCAGTGGGCTAAGTGACGTGAGGGTGAAGAAAGAAATTTCACGGGCAAGATTCCTAGAGCAGCTAGCCAAACAACTTGACTGAAGATTGATCATTCCTTGGTAAAACTGACCTATCTTGGACACAACCATTCAATCGTTCGAAAAATAGAATAAAACGATTGCCTCCAAAACAAGCTTTCTACAAAGACGTATTGATAACTTAGCTGAGTTAGTTGACTCTTCCACTCTAGAATATAATAATTGAATTCACCCACCCAACTCATGACCATTAAATTCCACCATGAATCATGATCTGAATGAAGAGCTTGCAAATCGCTCGACCGAGTTAGCAGAATTATCGAGAATGACGCCAGACGATCGAATAGCAAGGATTGTCTGGTCCAGAATTCAAAACGATTTAGAACGGGAGGACAGCCTTATTTTTGGAATGCAATATTGCTTGTCAAATATTTATCATTTTATCAAGAAAGAGATCCAAGAGAGTAAGCAGACCAACTTAGCCCTAAGAAATTGCAGCGAACTGATACAACAGTTGGGCTGGAATGCTGAAGATATTTTTGCCAAAGACTTCTCAAAAATTGTTTTCATAGACTACATCAAAGAAGTTGTTGCAATGTATACAGACACAAGACAGCAGCATTGCGAGGACGCTCAGTGCATTCTTGCGATGAACATGATTCACATGGTCATACAAGATATCCAGTATGTCATCAAGAAAAGTCCAGCCCAGGAGAAGAGCTTGTTGACAGCGTTGAAAACTGCGGCAAATTTACGCAATCTAATGCTCAATATCTTTGGATATCAGCCCACTAAAACAGATACAAATATCTGACCAAAACATAAAAGCCAACCCGCAGACGAATAAGAGGAGCAACATTGGCCAATTAATTGTTGTAGAGTAAAAAACTCTATACGTGATTAATTCTGATCAAATCAACTGAATCAGATTACTTTCTGTTGCCAAAATCATAAAAAGCCAACAATGCACGACCCTTTACTGTTTCAGTTCAACCCCAGAGTTGAGTACTTTAATCTTAAGCCATTCGTCATACATACGAGATTCAAAGCGGCGTGCAATCCGGCCCCTTGCCTTATGCAAGAAATCTCGATTTGCCGTAACGTTATATTCATACATTTGCTTGTCGTTCATTGATTTAATAACCAAATCACTCAACCTAATCAACCCCAGGTCAGAAATATCACTTGGCGACCAGTTTTTAAAAAAATCAACCAAATTGCACTCACCAGCCTTAATGATTTTGACCTCTCCTCCACAATACTGCTTTCGGTAATATTCCCACTCGATCCGGTCATTGATTCTGTTACTCCAAAGAGACGATTCACATGCGCTTTTCCATACTTTTTCACTCGGCATCGCTACTCATACTGATATTCTACACCACATCATAATCAATTTCGAAAAGTGCAAAAGTTTTTAAATACGAGGATATTATGAAAGGTCGTTCTTAATCCTCATAGCCCTTAATTCACGCATTCTAACTCACACCAACGCGATATTTAAACAAGACGTACAATTCCTGTTGACTTGCTACATGAAAACGCACCATTTTTCATTTTAAGGTCCACACCAACAGCTTCAATATTTCAGTAGCTTGCAATCACACATGGATCGGACTCATTCAAAAGCACCTGCATCTTGGGTACTTCCTGCTTCGATCGCCTTTGCAGGACTTTGCATCTTCGGAGCAGGATTAGTAATCCACGAACCTCTGGAAAAAATCGCTACTCGTCAAAGTCACTCCATCATCATCGAAAACACAACCACTGAGCCCCTGGTCATCGCGCCAAACAGGCCTTGATGAGGGATTGAGCTCTTGCTTTGGTCAGGGTGAAACTCAGCAAAGCAAAACACACCATTCCTCTAAGAGCACTTGAACTAAAAAGCAAGGAAGCCCCCCTGCTTCAAGCGCTCACTCCCGCCTGAGCTCAACAGCCTCAGGTGTATCCGTTTCTGCTTGAGGTGAATCCTTGATGTCTGAAAACTCTTTCTGGGAGAGGAGCACTGTGGCGATTACAACGCCGACGATCCCCAGGAGGGCGAGAAAAACTTTCATTGCCAATACTCTGCTGAATCAGTTCTGGCCTCCCTTGAGGCTCAGGTCTATGGGTGAGTGACGAATTTCTCCATCAACGCTTCAATGGATACATCCGGACTGGTTGCCAGAAGCAATGTCAATCCTGAATCTCATGAGTCGTCAGAACGGCCATAGATAAGGGAGCACGACAAAGACCTACACAAAACCCAAGGTTTCGCAGAACACAGTATAAATACTCATCACCATTCATAATCAACTGCATCCACGGGTAACACACCACCCATCTGAGAATGATCGCGTTTCTGGCCTTGTTCTGGGCATTCGTGCTCGCGGTTTATTTCCGCTTCCGGGATGATGAAATGAATCCAGACAGCTGATGCTGATTGCCGTAGCACTACTACTGCTCCTCTCTTTCTGCCTGTCAGATATTGAGAGATAACGATCAGGTTGTTTCTTGATCATAAATCAATGGCTTACCCATATTCTCAATCAGCAATCAACAAATAGCCTACGTTCAAGGCCGCCAAATTGTTTAGAAGAAAGACCAAACCAAAACAAGAATCGCATTCATCAGACGTGATCGCCAGAATCAAAAGAATCGATTCATCAAGCTATGGCGAAGGGCTACTGGCTCGCGACAGGCCACATTAACGATCCCAGAGGTTTCATGGCTTATGCAGCCGCAGCCGAAGCATATCTCCAGAAGTGTGGAGCAAAAATGTTTATCCGGGACGCTCACACTGATGTGAGAGAAGGTAACCCTGGGCACCTGACTGTTTTGGTGGAATTTCCGAGCGTTGAGGCAGCTAAAACCGCCTATGAGGCACCTGAATATCAGGAGATGATTCGCCTGAGAGCTCCTAACAGCGAAGCATGCTTCAGCATCCTAGAAGAAGGAGACAAGCTTGCCCACCGAGTTTCAGCATGAATCAGCACCGTGAACGAAGGAAATCAACCACGAATCGGTCTAGGTCATTTCATCCTGCTTGTTGATTCAAGTGATGCAGACTAATCGAGAACTACATGCCATCTTGAAGTTCTGATCGCGGTCTCGACAGGATGCGATTGGTCGTCTACAGCACGCCCGACACTGTCATCCTCTGCAGTGTCGGACTAGACGGTAATAGCAAATGAAATGCGTACAAGGATACTGATCCGAGCAGATCTATCCCCCTGAAACAATCACGACAACATCAACGATCGTTTTTAGATATTTTTAGCCCTGATGCATTTTTTCCTTCATCCATCGAATAATATCTTGCTCTAACCACACAACTGTCCTTGCACTGATTTGTATCTGTTTAGGAAAAGTACCTTTTTCCATATGGGTATAAATAAATGTTTTCCCAACACCAGTCATCTCAATCACCTGCGAAAGCCTGAGGAACCGAGGTGCACCAGCGTCATTGGCCAAGGCGAATGATATTCGATGTGAGCATGGAGGGACTCAGGCACTCAAGAATTGATTGCATCATGGCTTGCGTGAGCTTGCCCACCATGGGCAACAGCCCGACCCTGGCCTTGATGAGAATGCGCAATACCAAGCTTATGCAGCCTGGCATGCTCTTCAATCTGATCTGTCAACTGCACAGAACCGGCACCAAATGCGGTGTAAATCCCATACAGGAGGGTTCCCAGGACCAAAACGGCCAACGAACCAATCATTAGATATGCGGAA
This window encodes:
- a CDS encoding DUF3104 domain-containing protein translates to MPTSNDRPPFIGVKAGDFVLVQSTLNPEPTDTNWWIGLIIGYPDQFREIHGVTMLNIVDTDSGEIRQVNAEQTTRLSLAGMEHNKVVPLIRG
- a CDS encoding Nif11-like leader peptide family natural product precursor — its product is MHKAADICKWNHAEGEGAGHCYKKIQTVLLMSEDQLKAFLEKVKADPELQQKIKESKCEGCIVELAEQTGFSITTDDLIDVQLGLDSQQVTELSNEEINKMDYETK
- the mscL gene encoding large conductance mechanosensitive channel protein MscL, whose translation is MPKKITFFSDFKAFINKGNVIDLAVAVIIAGAFGKVVNSTVELIMTNALEPALKEANVQSLAQLPGGEIIVAAINFIIIAFVCFLVVRTVERMKRKKEVIETSKPDPQVQLTSAITRLTEVMESLNNKS
- a CDS encoding DUF1330 domain-containing protein is translated as MAKGYWLATGHINDPRGFMAYAAAAEAYLQKCGAKMFIRDAHTDVREGNPGHLTVLVEFPSVEAAKTAYEAPEYQEMIRLRAPNSEACFSILEEGDKLAHRVSA
- a CDS encoding AlpA family transcriptional regulator, yielding MANDAGAPRFLRLSQVIEMTGVGKTFIYTHMEKGTFPKQIQISARTVVWLEQDIIRWMKEKMHQG
- the psbN gene encoding photosystem II reaction center protein PsbN, whose protein sequence is MELANQDLSAYLMIGSLAVLVLGTLLYGIYTAFGAGSVQLTDQIEEHARLHKLGIAHSHQGQGRAVAHGGQAHASHDAINS